The sequence gaaaaaaaagggaagggtTCGTTTCGCTGCACTAAAGTTGGATTTGAGCAAAGCCTATGATAGACtaaattggaattttcttgaAGCCACACTCCAGAAGTTGGGTTTTAGCCAGCACTGGATTCAATTGGTAATGCAATGTGTCACCACAGTAACATACAGCGTTTTAGTCAATGGATCTCCCacagaaaaattcaaacccaactGTGGTATAAGGCAAGGTGACCCACTATCACCATACCTATTTATTATTTGCACAAATATTCTGTCATGTATGTTGCAGAAATTAGAAGATACAGGTATGCTAAAGGGAGTGGCAATAAACAAAGGAGGGCTTCCTATCTCACATCTCATGTTTGCGGATGACATTatcatctttttcaaaattgccATACAGAATACAGACAAGCTCAGCCAAACCATACAAAGCTTTTGTGAAATgtcaggccaaaaaataaatggcaCCAAATCAGTCATGGTGGTCAGTCCTAACTGTGATGATGTTATAAAAGAAGACTTAGTTAGAAAGTTCAAAGTAAATATTGCAGAGAAGATTGGAAAATATCTAGGGGTCCCAGTAGACCCGGGAACGACTAAAAGAGAAATTGGCAACCAAATCATTGATCGGCTCCAAAGTAAACTCCAAACTTGGAAAGGTAAGCTCTTATCACCTGCAGGGAAGCTAACTCTTATTAAATCAGTTATGCAAGCCATGCCAATCTATTCTATGTCGATCCATAGATTATCAAAAGATACCTGCAATAGAATTGACAGAATCATTAGAGATTTTTGGTGGGGAAACAATGCAGAAGTGAGGAAGTTACATACCATAGCTTGGGATACAATCTGCCTACCTAAGGAACTAGGAGGTGTCGGTATTAGGAAGACAGAACAATTTAATCAAGCACTCTTAGCCAAGCAATACTGGAGACTAACCCAGAATCCACAATCACTACTAGCTACTACTCTTAAAGGGAAGTACTTTCCAACAGCTCAAAACCTTTGGGATATGGAACGATGTCCAACCACTGCGTCCCAAATATGGAAAGGAATATGGAGGACAAAAGAAACACTACTGATAGGAGCAAAATGGCAAGTAGGTATGGGGGATGGCATCAAATTACGGGATCCACTATGGTATAGACCTCGGAATGAAACATCATTGGTGGAATATGGACTGGACCAAGGCACAGTTAGAGATCTTATGGATACTGAAACAGGCACTTGGAGGGCTGAAATCATTGCAAATATATATGAAACGAGGGTTGCACGGGAGATTTTAAACACTCCACACTCAAAGTTTGGAGCTCTggataaaattttatgattgCAATCACAGAAGGGGACCTACAAAGTAAATGAAGGATACAAACTGATTACTAAGGGACAAGATGGGACAATTAATTATGGTATGAATAAACATGGCTGGAAACACCTTTGGAAACTAAAAATACCGTATAAAATATGTCTGTTCTTATGGAAATTATTACATAATGGGCTACCCACTAGAATGGAGCTCAACAGAAGACAAATTATTGTTAGCACCAATTGTGTAATGTGTGAACAAGAAGATGAAACATTGGACCATCTTTTCCTCAAATGCCCCTTCGCTAGAGCTTTATGGTTTGGCTCGCCACGGAACATTCGTTCTGATACTATCCCCTCTATCCGGCAATGGTTGATAAGCATTCTTGAAAAATATAAGGCAGGTAATGAACAGGAAGATAATGTTCTTACAGATATTAGTGCCACTCTTTGGGTGATTTGGACTTATCGAAATATGGTTCTATTTGAGAATAAAGCTGTTGACATCCAACAAGCCATTTCAAGCACCAGTTACTTCATGACAGAATGGAAAATAGAATTAGATGAATATCTCCAAATTGGTTCAACACCTACGGAAACTACTGGGAACCAGTCTACATGCAGAACTCAGAATTGGCAAGCAATAATTATAGTAGATATAAAAAAGCGTTCGCGCGAAGCGATTTGGAATGGAGGTGCCTTTGTGATCAAAAATCGTTTAGGCCAGTCCGTTCGTAAAGGTTGTTATTCCTGGCATTCCAGCAATGATGAAACCAACTTACTATCCACAATTAGAGAAGCTTTGTATGAGGCGTGGAAACAGGGTTTCAGGGAGGTAATTCTTTTTCTACAATCAAATCACGGAGTAAAGCTAATTCAAACACATTGCTTGACTAGCTTGGAGAATGTCCCGCTCATGGAAGATATTGCAACATTACAAAAGATGTTTAAACATATTCATGTCCAAGTTGCTCCTCTACTAGTGCTCCAAGAAGTTCAGGGATTGGCAGACATGGCGACAGTATGCTTTACAAGGCTCACCTGGATATGATTTGTTTGgtggtaacaaaaaaaaaataggaataaatattaaatttttataacatggtaaaattaagtaaagaaaaaacatttaaacatccttaaaatatatttttacaaatttttgatACGTCAAGTAaaagataataagaaaaataacatggtactaaataaattttatatcacACCCCACGAATCAcacccttcttctttttttttttttaaaaattttttttatatatatttatcccTCACCCTTTCGTTTTACTTCAAGACTTCAAACATCATAGTCATAGCGCATGTGGGGATATGATTACCACAATACCACATCAATAAACAGATTTggtttcttttacttttgtttttggcaaaaatacttttgtgtgtgtgtgtgtgtgtgtgtgtgtttggggaGAAAAGACGATAAGCAAAAATACATTTtgatacctcttaatttgtgttTGCTGTCTAGTCCCCAAGTTCAAAATGGTCAATTTACACCATTGATTTTGAGTGTAGACCCAATACATACATACTATTGTTGATGAAAAATTCTTCcaatataaaagtgaaaaaacaaaataattactCTTATATACAGACAACGGCGATAACAAAATTGTATGAACCTCCAACCCCCTTACTAAATAGGAATTTTTGAAGAGTGTtattttttggaacttgaaGGATTTAACTTTGTCTTAaatattcctttaaaaaattgtctccttccatttgttttgacattaaaattttctaaaatatatcattgttcaaaaagttttttcttgaaaatatctcattttcctatgtttaatagcaacttttatctcataaaaaaaatagcaactttaaaatgagttggaaacTATTTTTTGACTTTACTTATTTAGCTTAGGGTAAGATAAAGtcgttttttagaaaattttgcggaaaaacaattttatttcatgtCAAGCTATATAAAGAAAGTCAAgagataaatttaatttaaattatttttttctgatATTACTAAACATAGAAAAACGCGAAAAATTATCTTCAAATAAGTTTTtccattaaaacaaacaaaaattaacaaaaaagttataaattcGCCTCCAAATTGGTTTGGAAGAATATCATCTATCCTATTATGTGTTAATTTATAAATTCATCTACATTcctcattttaattattgaattaaaaaaaattctatatgtaTTGTTTTAAATAAGTCACATAACTCATTAAATAGGTCATTAACTAAAATTACATAggaatgatttaaaaaaaaaaaaaaaaaaaactaacactttaatttgttgaattggTCAACTGTAAGTTTGGAGGTTATAGTTTCATATAAAAAGTAAGATTAATAttatatccataatattttcataacaaattttacatgTCAGATTATTactaatagacaaaaaaaagtaatttaaatagtatatttaaattaaaatcaataacaacatgttatatttaaatttttacccaaaaaaaacttGTGTACATAATGCTtcttaaaaaaagtaatgaacAAAAAAGTCATCtatttcagtttattttttattttaattttttttttttatgagaattgAGATTAAAAGTCATCCATGTAGTGAAATTTGGGGTGTTTCTAATTTacgggtaaaaaaaaaaaaaaaccggtcataaaaaaaaaagcaaggaataagaagacaggaaaaaaaaatggtaaccATAAAAATCTGTCATTGTAAAAAAAACGGTCAAAATCTGACTCTTACATAAGATTTTCAGACCAAGCAAACGCATCTGAGTCAGACTCAACAACTATTCGTCGAACTCTTTCTTTATCTGCACAACCAGTTCTTAGTTTCATCAGTCTGACAATTAAACTTCTCAGGTTAGAGAACGTATGGTTCATCcaatttgttttgcatttatgaTTTATGTGTTGCATTGGACGATGTTAAATCTTTGCTTGTCTTAAGTTTGTTGGATTAATCACTTGGTTTGACCCACTTCATTTTTCATGGTCTAATTGAAAATTGACGTGAAAATTCGACACgcatatatttatgtatgtgcTAGCGTTTGTGGGTATTTGTGTTCTGAAAGTCTGCATTTTTGTACATGTGTGTATGGTGATTTGGTGAGTTGTCATGAAGTTTCTGTGATGCAAATTAATCAGATGAATTTTGCTGAGAAATGGGTTATGGGAAAAATCGACatgcatatatgtatgtatgtgttactgtttgtgggtttttgtgTGTCTGAAAATGTGCATTTTTGTTCAAGTTTGTATGGTGATTGGTGAGTTGTCATGAAGTTTCTGTGATGCAGAATAATCAgatgaaattttgtttggaaatgGTTTATGGATAATTTATGAAGTTAATGGGTTATTGGATAGTATATGatgcttgtgtgtgtgtgtgtgtgtgttttggtgATTGGTGAGTTTTGATCTGATGAATTTTTCTGTGAAATGGGTTATGAATAGTATGTTTAATGGGTTATTTTGGATAATATATGATGGTTTTGTGGGTGTGTGACTGTAGGTGATTGGTGAGTAATGTAGTTGAATTTTATATGATGCAAAGTAATCAGATGAATTTTGCTATGAAATGGGTTATAATTCTTATGAATATGcagcatgtgtgtgtgtgtgtgtgtgtgtgagagagagagagagagagagagatctggtATGAATTTTACAGAAGTTGGAAGTTTTGATGTAGTTGCGATATTATTTTGGTGAATTGAAGGCTTAAAAAAAGTTGTAACCACTACACAAAGCTCCCACTTTTGTGGGATCTGTGAAAGGTGATTGTAGGTTGCCTTATCCtcaacattataaaaaataaaaaaaaaaaaaatctgttttaaCACTTATTGTATTGATATATGCATTCATGGGAATGTGTAATTGAGAAACAGAATTGGAATTTATAACCTTTCACTCTTTGTGTAAATATGTTGCTAATGTGATTTCCAGTGCTGCGCATTCGGTATACTTAAATAATGTTGAGCATAACTTCAATTGAGCTCTGTTTATGATGGGTAGTGCGCTGTACAAAATCAAACTAGTTCACACGTATTATAATGATAGTTTAAAGTTTATAACTAGAGGCCATCCACAACTGTTCTGCCTATGAAATATTGTAGTAATTGATTTAGGAAAGAATGTATAATGCTATTTGTGGTTTATGAGACAAtggagaaaggaaaagagaattGGAATTTTGTACATATGGGGTTAGAATGTTTTTAAGATTTCTATGTTTATACCCTTGTCTTCTGACTTCTTGGTAACCAAATGGGCTTCAAAAGAATGTGAACTATGTgatgaattatataaaatgcaaATGGCCTGATGTGGTTGTTCTTTGTTTAAAACAGGAAAAATGTTTGAGGGGAAGGTGTTGGGAAATGGTCTCGTTGAAGAAGAGAGGGAACTTTCTAAGTCTTCAACTAATAAGGTACTTGGTTATATACTGAGACAGCTTCTCCCTTTTACTTTCTAAGGACTACAATGGAACTTTCTCTATATGTTTGAAAGGTTTAAATGGTGTATACTGTTCTTGAAAAGGTGAAGTGATTTCTGTTTATAGTTGCCAAGCTTCTTAATTAGCTTTTCTGCCTACTTTCTAAACTGCTGCAACATTTAGATGTGTTGTACTCAGCAGTAGAAATTCCTTTCTTGTCTTTCTGCCTTTGGTTGTAAGCTAATGAGTATAGCTTATTCTATATTAGTAATGATGCTAGTTATgtttatagagagagaaaacagCAAACCTTAGGTATTTTTTCCATCATTTTGATTAGTTATTTCACTTTATTATCTGCTATCCATAATTCTGTAAGATTTCAGAACAAATGAGTATAGAATTACCCCTAGGCATGAATACTGTTAAGTAAACAACACTGAAATATACAGCTGGTAGCACATACTTTTAGTAActtaacataaaattttaactacATTACAAGAGGCCGGATAATCAATCCCATCCTTTTTGTTGGCAGAGATATGGTTTATCCCATACTTGGCCAATTGTTGAATGATTTTTTTGCATACAATGTTTATATCtaccttttcttttgattggtAAATTACGCATGCTCCCGATGGGTCTTGAAGTTGAGGTAGAGCTCATTGTCTTTGTATTTACTTTTTGCTGCTGCTCCTCTATCCTTTCAtcttcacctctctctctctctctctctctctctctcgttttgggggtgggggggggggggggatgctATAAATCATCCACAACAGTGGAAATAACTACATCAACCCTGAAATTTAGGCTTTTAAATATGTGAGTAGCAAGTCATGGCTAAATCAAGTGCTTGGGCATCTACTCCATTGAATGAAGGGATGGGCAATTATAAATAGCAGAAGTAGATACAAGTACAAAACTGTATTTTACGTGGATTTTGCTGTGCAGATTACCATCTCTATCCTTAGTCAGCTTCATAGGGTTCTGGTTTGTCATATGCAATTTTATCCATAAAAGTTCAGCATTTTAGACATCAAAGATGTTTTTGTTGTCTCTGAAAGAGTTGCAAAGGTTCTCTGCAAATCTGTTTAAACCATACTATggaggttttatttatttagaaatcTTTTATAAGTCACCGTGCAAAggtttttttataagaattataGTCTCCAAGCTGCAAATCCTTCTGGGGGATCATAGGTCTGTTCCAATTAATTCAGCTGCAAAATCTAACTGCTATGGGTTATGTTCTAGAGACGTatgtaaagacattgttgcaaTAGATAATGCGTTTATGGATGTAATTGGCATGATAGGTGAGCTTTGCCATCAAGTTATCATTTTCTAAGTTGAtctctgaaatttttttagcataatCATTGATGCAGCAGATGACACCACAGTTTTGAAACCTAGAGCATTCAAAGAACTggaaaagggagaggttcaaggtttttaaggtcggATTAGGGTTCAACCGAGGTCAAAccatgacaaaataaaaattattaattcaattacataaaataaatataatagatTGTGACATAAAGACACATTCGAGTTCCCACGGGTgcattttatcaatttttttccaaaacacaCTCCCCTAAACTGGTTGAAAAAACTGGCTTGACCTCCGGTTTCTGGTGAACCCAGTCGAACCGGCTGGTCCAGCTATGAAAACTATGAATGACACAACTACTTTTAAGATTACAGAAAGTAGTCAAGTAttctttttcaatattttgtgaTATGACTCTaactaatgatttttttgagCTCAATGTTTAAAACCCTTAATTGCttgtctaatatttttttcttttgtttgtctAAGGTTGACCCTGGTAAACCTGCATTACTGACCTGGCATCGAAAGTTAAACAGTGAGGGAAGTGCCCTTTCTGAGTTCACTCTAAGTTTGAAAGAGATAGTTCAGATGGTACGCTTACAGATTTAGATTTAATACCTTTTCTCTTTGGACCATTAAAATCCTTTGCTTCCcttattttatataatcaaGCACATAGATGTATTAATTGCTTTTTTGAAAGGCCGAAggacatatacacacacaaacatatacaTGCAGATctgtacatacatacatacattacACATGCACACATATCTGTTGTGTATGCATGTGCTTATGCTTTCCTTCACAGATATTTTTAACTTGCTTATATTTCTGCATCCTTACCATGGTCTTGCTGATGCATCAGAATCACATGACAAATTCACGACCATTAGGACCTTAGCCCCTTTATTATGGTTTCATGGGTGCCAACTATATTGTTTGTTATATTTGGTAGGCTCCAATAGGATTTCGGCTATGGCGCCATGTCCGAGAAGAGGCTGCTAAAGGAAATGTAactttctttccttttacctATCCAGCTTGTATTGG is a genomic window of Quercus lobata isolate SW786 chromosome 2, ValleyOak3.0 Primary Assembly, whole genome shotgun sequence containing:
- the LOC115974093 gene encoding uncharacterized protein LOC115974093 codes for the protein MELNRRQIIVSTNCVMCEQEDETLDHLFLKCPFARALWFGSPRNIRSDTIPSIRQWLISILEKYKAGNEQEDNVLTDISATLWVIWTYRNMVLFENKAVDIQQAISSTSYFMTEWKIELDEYLQIGSTPTETTGNQSTCRTQNWQAIIIVDIKKRSREAIWNGGAFVIKNRLGQSVRKGCYSWHSSNDETNLLSTIREALYEAWKQGFREVILFLQSNHGVKLIQTHCLTSLENVPLMEDIATLQKMFKHIHVQVAPLLVLQEVQGLADMATVCFTRLTWI